The Acropora muricata isolate sample 2 chromosome 5, ASM3666990v1, whole genome shotgun sequence genome includes a window with the following:
- the LOC136918400 gene encoding uncharacterized protein, with product MEDKGSQKALAELLSPETDFQGCTCHGVDVDETCLDSLRSKANIGRSTGLCDDLQFLLEEDLSSINLCSLHCEMRNCEQLLGSLGSFAHRIGSLDEFKEALFDHGPESCKGFPRVTINEKPGQQTAAIERSNIKVASFSGIVEFHFLY from the exons ATGGAAGACAAAGGTTCCCAAAAAGCATTGGCAGAACTTCTGTCACCAGAAACTGATTTCCAAGGATGTACTTGCCATGGAGTTGATGTTGATGAAACATGCTTGGATTCCTTAAGATCAAAGGCTAATATTGGCCG atCAACAGGTTTATGTGATGACCTTCAGTTTCTGCTTGAAGAAGATCTTAGCAGCATAAACCTTTGCTCTCTCCACTGCGAGATGAGAAACTGTGAACAGCTGTTAGGATCTCTTGGTTCATTTGCTCATCGTATTGGCTCTCTTGATGAATTTAAAGAAGCATTGTTTGACCATGGGCCTGAAAGCTGCAAGGGTTTCCCACGTGTTACAATTAATGAAAAACCTGGACAGCAAACAGCTGCAATTGAAAGGAGCAACATAAAAGTTGCATCATTTTCTGGTATAGTTGAATTTCACTTTCTGTATTAA